In the genome of Fastidiosipila sp., the window GGTTAAAATAATAAGCTGTGTGTCCATAGGCGACAGCCATAAGGAGAAGAACCATGAAAGTGAGACCTTCGGTCAAGCCAATCTGCGAAAAATGCCGCGTGA includes:
- the rpmJ gene encoding 50S ribosomal protein L36, with translation MKVRPSVKPICEKCRV